Proteins co-encoded in one Nitrospirae bacterium CG2_30_53_67 genomic window:
- a CDS encoding type II secretion system protein GspD: protein MPRKDELITMNFEDADIRVLIKFISELVHKNFLIDEAVKGKVTVVSPEKITVDEAYRVFESILEIRGYTLVSADKVIKIVPSPEAKQRGIETVVGKAPSLSERTDEFVTRIARLEYVNADDLAALIRPLFSKDGYLVSYKPTNTLIMTDLNSNLYRILKIIGELDVKGYHAELYVIPIKYASVKTITEHLNDILGQGSAAASGSSPGVRMRGTPSAAPTTVSGVSSEIKIIADERTNSLIVLATKNDYESIVNLVRRLDVPSPEGKGRVNIYYLQNAVAEEAVTVLNEFVSGIKAGKGKDNKGTEKIPTQTDIRIVADKATNALIINADPEDYEQIKSVIEKLDIPRSQVLIEALIMEVRGSDSYNLGVEWETFGGSIGADDSIDRLGFGGSLPQGALLPTIGSLNEGTIPSSVTGFNLGVFGNFITFNGHQFPSISALITAVATRSDTNIIATPQILTMDNQEAEIQVGENRPFLTQARTGQQGVNDVFQTFEFKDVGVTLKVTPHISQNRFVRLELSQEVSNVDAAATAGTGATAPVTTKRSAKTTIVVKDSHTIVIGGLIQDDINDTHSKIPCLGDLPFLKYLFSSNQNKNNKTNLMIFLTPHIVTNPTEAARLSEKKQQDFESNKDYKAQQPSYDFYGSPEKQEQDKGDPTGPKALPDETLKENPDPPAPDPSVQDGQGNENSAPGTPIRTEDQP, encoded by the coding sequence ATGCCCCGGAAAGATGAACTGATCACCATGAACTTTGAGGATGCGGACATCCGTGTTTTGATCAAGTTCATCAGTGAACTGGTGCATAAAAATTTCCTGATCGATGAAGCGGTTAAAGGCAAGGTCACTGTTGTCTCTCCGGAAAAAATCACTGTGGATGAGGCCTACAGGGTTTTTGAATCCATCCTGGAGATCAGGGGATACACCCTAGTCTCGGCTGATAAGGTGATCAAGATCGTCCCGAGCCCGGAAGCCAAACAGAGAGGAATCGAGACCGTGGTGGGAAAGGCCCCTTCTCTTTCAGAGCGTACGGACGAATTCGTTACCCGGATCGCACGGCTGGAATATGTCAATGCCGATGACCTGGCGGCCCTCATCCGGCCCCTCTTCTCGAAAGACGGCTATCTGGTCTCCTACAAACCGACCAATACGCTGATCATGACCGATCTCAATTCCAACCTTTACCGTATCCTGAAGATCATCGGCGAACTGGATGTCAAGGGATACCATGCGGAACTCTATGTCATCCCCATCAAGTATGCCTCGGTCAAGACCATAACCGAGCACTTAAACGATATCCTCGGACAAGGGAGCGCCGCCGCTTCAGGATCGTCTCCCGGCGTCAGGATGAGAGGGACCCCGTCCGCCGCACCGACCACGGTCTCCGGTGTCTCGTCCGAAATCAAGATCATTGCGGACGAACGGACCAACTCCCTGATCGTCCTCGCTACCAAAAACGATTATGAAAGCATCGTCAATCTTGTCCGGAGACTGGATGTGCCATCCCCCGAGGGAAAAGGGCGGGTCAACATCTATTATCTTCAGAACGCCGTGGCCGAGGAGGCCGTTACAGTCCTGAATGAATTTGTCTCCGGAATTAAGGCGGGAAAAGGCAAAGACAATAAGGGGACGGAGAAGATCCCGACCCAGACGGATATCAGGATCGTTGCCGACAAGGCCACCAACGCACTGATCATCAACGCCGATCCCGAAGATTATGAGCAGATCAAATCGGTCATCGAAAAACTGGACATCCCTCGATCACAGGTCTTAATCGAGGCCCTGATCATGGAAGTCCGCGGAAGCGATTCTTACAACCTCGGTGTGGAGTGGGAAACTTTTGGAGGGAGCATCGGCGCCGATGACTCCATTGACCGCCTGGGTTTCGGCGGATCGCTTCCTCAGGGCGCCCTCCTTCCCACCATAGGATCCCTCAATGAAGGGACGATCCCCTCATCCGTCACCGGATTCAACCTGGGCGTCTTCGGAAACTTTATTACATTCAACGGCCACCAATTTCCTTCCATTTCGGCGCTGATCACAGCCGTGGCCACCCGTTCCGACACCAACATCATCGCCACCCCCCAGATCCTGACCATGGACAACCAGGAGGCGGAGATCCAGGTCGGTGAGAACCGTCCCTTCCTGACCCAGGCCCGAACCGGGCAGCAAGGGGTCAATGATGTGTTTCAGACCTTTGAGTTCAAGGACGTGGGAGTCACGCTCAAGGTCACGCCCCATATCAGCCAGAACCGTTTCGTCCGGCTTGAACTCTCTCAGGAAGTCTCCAATGTGGATGCCGCAGCCACGGCCGGGACCGGGGCCACGGCGCCGGTGACCACCAAGCGGTCCGCCAAGACCACCATCGTGGTCAAAGACAGCCATACTATCGTCATCGGGGGTCTCATCCAGGATGATATCAATGATACCCATTCCAAAATTCCCTGTTTGGGTGATCTGCCGTTTTTAAAATATCTCTTCAGCTCAAATCAGAACAAAAACAACAAAACGAACCTGATGATCTTCCTGACGCCGCACATTGTCACCAATCCCACGGAGGCGGCGAGACTCTCTGAAAAGAAACAACAGGATTTTGAGTCCAACAAGGACTATAAGGCTCAGCAGCCTTCATACGATTTCTACGGTTCTCCGGAAAAACAAGAGCAAGACAAGGGAGATCCGACCGGACCAAAAGCCCTTCCCGATGAGACCTTGAAGGAAAATCCGGATCCGCCGGCCCCGGATCCTTCGGTTCAGGACGGTCAGGGGAATGAAAACAGCGCGCCGGGGACCCCCATCAGGACGGAAGATCAACCATGA
- a CDS encoding type II secretion system protein GspC, with amino-acid sequence MHKKRVFQIILISLFILFAADIALKIINSHLYVEKPHDAANKNVLSLKKETKPFSAYGKITERNLFQGASFAQITGNNADDSLDHPKTDLKLTLKGTVVSNRKRSFAIIEDTNLKAQNLYHINDNIGSGVTLSAIFEDRVVINRNGRKELLLMFQEDKQDKKGESRPTALAEPPQRIQRQEIQEAASDLRSLMRDVRIIPHFTSGKRDGFTVTYLREGSRLSELGLQKNDIIKAINGTSSEEFKNIFEIFNKYSDAKTLNLEVERDNQVLTINYTVE; translated from the coding sequence ATGCATAAAAAGAGAGTTTTTCAAATCATTTTGATCTCCTTATTCATCCTCTTTGCAGCCGATATCGCCTTGAAAATAATCAACAGTCACCTATATGTCGAGAAACCACACGATGCCGCAAACAAGAACGTGCTTTCCCTGAAAAAAGAGACCAAACCCTTTTCGGCTTACGGCAAGATCACTGAACGGAACCTGTTCCAGGGGGCATCCTTCGCCCAGATAACCGGGAACAACGCGGATGATTCCCTGGATCACCCCAAAACGGATTTAAAATTAACCCTAAAGGGCACGGTGGTCAGCAACAGGAAACGTTCCTTTGCCATCATTGAGGATACCAATTTAAAAGCACAGAACCTTTATCATATCAACGACAACATCGGAAGCGGCGTCACCTTAAGCGCCATTTTTGAGGATCGGGTGGTGATCAACCGGAACGGACGCAAGGAACTCCTGCTGATGTTCCAGGAAGACAAGCAGGATAAAAAAGGGGAATCCCGACCCACCGCCCTTGCCGAACCCCCTCAGAGGATCCAGCGGCAGGAAATCCAGGAAGCGGCCAGTGACCTCAGATCTCTCATGAGGGACGTGAGGATCATCCCCCATTTTACTTCAGGGAAACGAGACGGATTCACGGTGACCTATCTTCGTGAAGGGAGCCGCCTGTCGGAGCTCGGCCTCCAAAAAAATGATATCATCAAGGCCATCAACGGAACCTCGTCTGAGGAATTTAAAAACATCTTTGAAATTTTCAACAAGTACTCAGATGCCAAAACACTCAACCTGGAGGTGGAAAGGGACAACCAGGTCCTGACCATCAATTATACGGTCGAGTAA